A region of Neochlamydia sp. S13 DNA encodes the following proteins:
- a CDS encoding HD family phosphohydrolase has product MNDKASEIANYNELKFSREQGFFDKSFGIRLLIGTIFFICFFAFLHFREVRVEVLELNSIAPNYTVTQVDFDFYDEEATIILKQEVVKDVGKIYALSEKCVRQRRIEFENFLIYNQDWRKYSEKSTFEEMYKGVDALEKALLKLRFTDPRTMQKMQDIGLSTENYLAYTPEEMEDVIIPSAVWDYVKEFTFPPTFISSVTANFIIDYFQAMTWKVQEDFPAYRYISRKIQALVPDKYTHVSAGSRIINQGDKVTARHIAMLQAMKKALGESRNLWHPLTLLGSFVMTLLLTGICVAYFHVNSPSILTSNRKLFLIVTIVLLTLGLTKITEFFLLNSKINLIEVVRYPLFVPFAAILLCSLMNSAVATFVSALLTFIFTMTLAFDRQGFMILNLATALVAILSTHSLRKRKEIFVVCGKAWVSAVGLILAMSFYNNSLWNFSLFPDIMCVAFFLLLSAILVVGLLPLFESVFRIMTDVTLMEYMDPNNDLLRRLTIEAPGTYQHSVVVGNLAESAASAIGANGLFCRVATLYHDVGKLATPQYFTENQQGGMNIHQLLTPLESAQVILAHVSEGVAMGRKAGLPEQFIDIIKEHHGTTRVYYFYRKQLEKMEGDINLVDEKDFRYSGPRPRSKESVIIMIADTLEAASRSLDKVTEHTLSELSNRLIREKADDGQFDDCLLTFEELAMVKETLIKTLVASGHSRVKYPTKELKKETAHGETIPSCEA; this is encoded by the coding sequence ATGAATGACAAAGCGAGCGAGATTGCCAACTATAATGAGTTAAAGTTTTCCCGCGAGCAAGGTTTTTTTGACAAAAGTTTTGGAATACGTTTACTCATTGGTACTATTTTTTTCATTTGCTTTTTTGCTTTTCTCCACTTTCGAGAAGTTCGTGTAGAAGTGCTTGAGTTAAATAGTATTGCTCCTAACTATACTGTTACACAGGTGGATTTTGACTTTTATGATGAAGAAGCCACCATCATTTTAAAACAAGAAGTGGTTAAAGATGTAGGCAAGATTTATGCTTTATCTGAAAAATGTGTACGGCAAAGACGAATAGAATTTGAAAATTTTCTTATCTATAATCAGGATTGGCGCAAATATTCAGAAAAAAGCACTTTTGAAGAAATGTATAAAGGGGTAGATGCCCTGGAAAAAGCTCTTCTCAAACTGCGTTTTACTGATCCCCGTACGATGCAGAAGATGCAAGACATCGGGTTATCAACGGAAAATTATTTAGCTTACACCCCAGAAGAAATGGAGGATGTTATCATTCCTTCAGCAGTTTGGGATTATGTCAAAGAATTTACTTTTCCTCCCACTTTTATATCAAGTGTAACGGCTAATTTTATTATTGACTATTTTCAAGCGATGACCTGGAAAGTTCAAGAGGATTTTCCCGCTTATCGCTACATTAGTAGAAAAATTCAAGCTTTAGTGCCTGATAAGTATACGCATGTAAGTGCAGGAAGCCGGATAATAAATCAGGGTGATAAAGTAACTGCTCGGCATATTGCCATGTTGCAAGCCATGAAAAAAGCTTTAGGGGAAAGCCGCAACTTATGGCATCCTTTGACTTTGCTGGGTAGCTTTGTGATGACCTTACTTTTGACAGGCATTTGCGTAGCCTATTTTCATGTTAATAGCCCCTCTATACTGACCTCCAACCGTAAGCTATTTCTGATTGTTACTATTGTGCTCCTTACGCTAGGATTAACTAAGATTACCGAGTTTTTTTTACTTAACTCTAAAATCAATCTGATTGAAGTGGTTCGTTATCCTCTATTCGTTCCCTTTGCAGCTATTTTACTTTGTAGTTTGATGAATTCAGCTGTTGCCACTTTTGTAAGCGCTCTTTTAACCTTTATTTTCACTATGACCCTGGCGTTTGATCGGCAAGGATTTATGATTCTAAACTTAGCCACTGCCCTAGTGGCTATCTTAAGTACTCATTCGCTGCGCAAACGTAAAGAGATATTTGTAGTCTGCGGCAAAGCTTGGGTTAGTGCAGTAGGACTAATATTAGCGATGTCTTTCTATAATAATTCTTTATGGAATTTTTCTCTTTTTCCTGATATTATGTGCGTAGCTTTTTTTCTACTTTTAAGTGCTATCCTAGTCGTAGGACTTTTACCTCTTTTCGAGTCCGTTTTTCGCATCATGACCGATGTTACTTTGATGGAGTACATGGATCCTAATAATGATCTGCTACGCCGTTTGACTATAGAAGCCCCCGGCACCTATCAACATTCAGTAGTCGTGGGTAATTTAGCAGAGTCAGCTGCTTCTGCCATAGGAGCTAATGGACTTTTTTGTAGGGTGGCCACGCTGTATCATGATGTGGGCAAGTTGGCAACTCCTCAGTATTTTACTGAAAACCAACAAGGGGGGATGAATATTCACCAATTGTTAACGCCTTTAGAATCAGCTCAGGTGATTTTAGCTCACGTCAGTGAAGGTGTAGCCATGGGGCGCAAAGCAGGTCTGCCTGAACAATTCATCGATATTATTAAAGAACATCATGGAACTACACGGGTCTATTATTTTTATCGTAAGCAATTAGAAAAAATGGAGGGGGATATCAATCTGGTGGATGAAAAAGATTTCCGCTATTCAGGACCCAGGCCGCGTAGCAAAGAATCTGTCATCATTATGATTGCGGATACCTTAGAGGCCGCTTCAAGATCTTTAGATAAAGTGACTGAGCATACTTTATCCGAGTTGTCTAACCGCTTGATTCGTGAAAAAGCAGATGATGGACAGTTTGATGATTGTTTACTGACGTTTGAAGAATTAGCGATGGTGAAAGAAACATTGATTAAAACGCTGGTGGCTTCAGGTCACTCTCGTGTCAAATATCCTACCAAAGAGCTTAAAAAAGAAACAGCTCATGGTGAAACAATCCCTTCCTGTGAGGCGTAA